One window of the Leptotrichia massiliensis genome contains the following:
- the pfkB gene encoding 1-phosphofructokinase, whose translation MIYTLTLNPALDYDMYLKNDLQAEHLNLAHEVNYRAGGKGINVSKVLKNLDVESTAIGFVAGFVGDFIIRDLQKDNIKSEFVELEGNTRINVKVNGNDKETELTGVSPEITSEKLQELTSKISDLKDGDILVLSGSIPASVSSKIYKELSENIKANVEIVLDTRGNLLQDNIHNNLFVKPNIHELREMFNEKLETKAEIVEKCKFFLDKGVKNVILSRGGEGALLVNKDFVLEASVPKGQLINSIGAGDSMVAGFIAGFVKGLSPEDSFRLAVASGSATAYSYGLAEKDLVNKLYSEIEITKETF comes from the coding sequence ATGATTTACACATTGACATTGAATCCAGCATTGGATTATGACATGTATCTGAAAAATGACTTACAGGCTGAACATCTGAATCTTGCACATGAAGTCAATTACAGAGCTGGTGGAAAAGGAATTAATGTTTCAAAAGTATTGAAAAATCTGGATGTGGAATCTACAGCAATCGGCTTTGTGGCTGGATTTGTTGGAGATTTTATTATTAGAGATTTGCAAAAAGATAACATTAAATCTGAATTTGTGGAACTTGAAGGAAATACTAGAATTAATGTAAAAGTTAATGGTAACGACAAGGAAACCGAACTTACAGGAGTTTCACCAGAAATTACATCTGAAAAATTGCAGGAACTAACTAGCAAAATTTCTGATTTGAAAGATGGAGATATTCTTGTACTTTCAGGAAGCATCCCTGCTTCAGTTAGCAGTAAAATTTACAAAGAATTATCGGAAAATATAAAAGCCAATGTGGAAATTGTTCTTGACACAAGAGGAAACTTACTGCAGGATAACATTCACAACAACCTTTTTGTAAAACCAAACATTCATGAACTAAGGGAAATGTTTAACGAAAAATTGGAAACAAAAGCTGAAATTGTGGAAAAATGTAAATTCTTTTTGGACAAAGGTGTAAAAAATGTTATTCTTTCCAGAGGTGGCGAAGGTGCATTACTTGTAAACAAAGACTTTGTACTGGAAGCATCTGTTCCAAAAGGACAGTTAATTAACTCAATCGGAGCGGGAGACTCTATGGTTGCAGGATTTATTGCTGGATTTGTAAAAGGGCTTTCTCCAGAAGATTCATTTAGGCTGGCAGTTGCTTCGGGAAGTGCAACAGCTTATTCATATGGACTTGCAGAAAAAGATTTAGTAAATAAATTATACAGCGAAATTGAAATTACAAAAGAAACTTTCTAA